TGTTTTTACTGTTGTTATCGATTTCAACCTAACTCAAAAACCGAATCTATAAAATTCAAGCGGTTACATTCCGCTTTGGGACATTTTCCATGTAGATGGGACAGGGATATAAAAACTTATATGCTGTCTACCGAAAAATCAAGACAAAATTCTCTCTTCAAAGGGGAGGTAAAAGTCTGGAAAAATCCCAGATTACGCAAAAGTTGATGAGAGGTAACAAGCCGATATTACTGCAGCAGAGCCTAAGGGTGTCGGATTCAGGATTCAACCTACCGTTGTGTGAAAACAGGTATAGGAGGTTTCTGTTGTGAATGATTGTTCATACCCAGTCCAATAAAGGAGCTTCTTCTTAAGTTCCATTGACAGATGCTCAGAAAGAGTTCTCGACTATTCGTGCTCGCTCCGTGCTGACACAAATGCTGGAGATTGTCTGTGCCAGTATGGAACTTTAAACTAATCGTTTTTATTGGTAAAATAATTTAAATGACGAACGAACGTGGTGTTTATTTTGGTCCCTCTGTCAGGATCAGTTGTCTTCTGGTCAGATCATCATTGGGGCATTGTTTTGGGAGTAGCAGTATAGTAATATTATAATCTATTACAGAACCTTATACCCCTTACGCTACCCTCCATTCCCTCTATCTCCACCTCTCTTCAATATCCCCAACCGTCTACTCTCTCATCACCTCCACTATCCTGAAAAACCTTGAGTTTAAGGGGATGCTGGCAGAGCTTTTAAAAATCTGTTCAAAAGTGCTTGAATTATTGATGAAACAAGCTAAACTGTGATTATGATGAATAAAGTCCGTCGTGTATAAAGGAAGCGTTCAAACCTGATACAAAGGGAGCCTGTTATGCCCCACAGTAGACCTTCTGATAAAAATCCCACTGGCCAACCACCCCTTAAGAAAGAACCCCTGATATCCACTGAAGCCTTGATGAATGCCCCTGTAGGCATATTCACGTCTTCACCTGGAGGCAGGATCATGTCAGTTAATCAGACACTTGCCAGTATGCTGGGTTATGAAACTCCCCGTGAACTGATCGAATCAATAACCGATATCGGACAGGAGATCTATGCGAATCCAGGGGACAGGGAGTACTTGAAGAAGGTTTTGGGGGAATATGGCGAGATACAAAATTTACAGTGCCAATGGGGAAGCCGAACAGGGGGGGTATTCTGGGTTTCCATGCATGCCAAGGCTTCTCGGAATGAGAAGGGTAAAATTGATTTTATCCAGGGTTTTGCCACAGACATTACCGAGCGCAAACAGGCTGAAGAAGCATTAAGGGAAAGTGAGGCAACCTACCGGGCTCTATTTGAAAACAGTCTTGATGCCATATTTTTGACGGTGCCGGACGGCAGAGTTCTTGCCGCAAACAAAGCCGCTTGTGAAATGATGGGAATGACAGAATCCGAAATTATCGCCGGTGGCAGGGACGGCGTGGTGGATGAAACCGATCCAAGGCTTTCAGAAGCGTTAAAACAACGGGCGCTGAATGGGAATTTCAAGGGAGAGCTTAATTTTAAAAGAAAAGACGGAACCCGTTTTCCTGTAGAGATTTCAACGGGAATTTATCAAGACCGCCTCGGCAATGAAAGAACCTGTATCATTGCCAGGGATATCACTGAACGAAGGCAGGCAGAGGCAGAACACGAAAGCCTGCAGCAGCAGTTGCTTCAGTCACAGAAAATGGAGTCAGTGGGGCGTCTGGCAGGCGGGATTGCCCATGAATTTAACAACATGCTTTCCATTATTAACGGGTATGCGGAGATGATGGCGGATGTGCTTTCTCCTACAGAGCCCATGTATGACAATGCCCGGAAAATTGGGGATGCAGGTAAAAGATCGGCAGTTATTATTCGCAAGCTTTTGGCTTTCGCCAGAAAACAGGCCATTACCCCGGAAGTGATGAACTTAAATGATAGTATTTCGAGTATGCTCAAAATGCTTGAAAAAACTATCGGCGAAAACATAGACCTTTTCTGGAAGCCGGAAAAAAACGCGTGGCTTATAAAGATGGATTTTTCCCAGCTTGACCAGATCCTGATAAATCTTGTGGTCAATGCCCGGGACGCCTTCTATGAAGGAGGTGAAGTAATTATTGAGACCAAAAACGTGGAATTTGACAAAGAGTACTGCGGCGGACACCCCGGCTTTGTTCCGGGACAATACGTCATGCTTGCGGTAAGTGATAACGGCTGTGGCATGAGCAAAGAAGTACAGTCCCATCTGTTTGAACCCTTTTTTACCACAAAGGAAATGGGCAGGGGCACAGGTCTAGGGTTGCCGACGGTTTATGGTATTGCCAAGCAAAACAACGGATTTGTCAACGTTTATAGTGAACCCGGAGAAGGAACGAGTTTTAAGGTATATTTTCTTCGCCATAAAGAAGGTGACGCGGTTGACAGCAGTGCGGATGAGGAAAAATCTCCGGTAAAAGGAAACGGAGAGACAATACTGATTCTGGAAGACGAGGAGGAAGTTCTGGGGATCGCCAGGCTTATGCTTGAAAAATTGGGCTATAAAGTGTTGACAGCAGAAACGCCAAATAAAGCAATGGCGTTAGCTGAAGCCCATCTCAACCAAATTGACCTGCTTATAACTGATATTGTCATGCCGGAGATGAATGGCCGGGATTTTGCCAATCAGCTAAAGGAACTTTACCCGGATGTCAAAATTCTGTTTATGTCCGGTTATACAGACAATGTGATCGCGCATCATAATATGGAAAGCGAGGATCTTCTGTTTATTGAAAAGCCTTTTACCTTAAAGGATATATCCCTCAAGGTGCGGGAGGCGTTGTTAAGCTGATACTGGCCTGTTTAAATAATTTTCGGGGCAAAAAACAGCAGAACAATGGGAGCCTGGAATCAGGAAGACTGTGAATAGCAGTACATTATGAAAAAAGAGGGTCATGGCAGAACCAATGTGCAGATTCTGCGAAGCGCGGCACTTGAGAAGGCACTGGCAAGTTATGTTGCATTGAACGGTGGCGGTCACCCGCCGCGATCAGCGGTCGGTGTGAACCGCATGGTTCGCAATCTTGGTCGTCATTTACAGCGCTTAGCTTTTTGCTCCTTTGCAAATTTTTTTACCTTGGGGCATTTAATTGAACGACCATCGCGTTTGCATTTGCTCAATGCAGCCTCGCTTCCTGTCGTGCCATCCAGAGCTGGGGATGGAGGGGCATCAAGGGCCAATTGAACAATTGCCATTGCTTCAGTCTTCTCATCATCGGTCAATCCGTCCAAAGCACTTCGGACGTTATACGTGTACATTCTCTCTGCCAACAGTGGAGCATTTAGCCTGAAATCCAAAC
Above is a window of Desulfosalsimonas propionicica DNA encoding:
- a CDS encoding hybrid sensor histidine kinase/response regulator, giving the protein MPHSRPSDKNPTGQPPLKKEPLISTEALMNAPVGIFTSSPGGRIMSVNQTLASMLGYETPRELIESITDIGQEIYANPGDREYLKKVLGEYGEIQNLQCQWGSRTGGVFWVSMHAKASRNEKGKIDFIQGFATDITERKQAEEALRESEATYRALFENSLDAIFLTVPDGRVLAANKAACEMMGMTESEIIAGGRDGVVDETDPRLSEALKQRALNGNFKGELNFKRKDGTRFPVEISTGIYQDRLGNERTCIIARDITERRQAEAEHESLQQQLLQSQKMESVGRLAGGIAHEFNNMLSIINGYAEMMADVLSPTEPMYDNARKIGDAGKRSAVIIRKLLAFARKQAITPEVMNLNDSISSMLKMLEKTIGENIDLFWKPEKNAWLIKMDFSQLDQILINLVVNARDAFYEGGEVIIETKNVEFDKEYCGGHPGFVPGQYVMLAVSDNGCGMSKEVQSHLFEPFFTTKEMGRGTGLGLPTVYGIAKQNNGFVNVYSEPGEGTSFKVYFLRHKEGDAVDSSADEEKSPVKGNGETILILEDEEEVLGIARLMLEKLGYKVLTAETPNKAMALAEAHLNQIDLLITDIVMPEMNGRDFANQLKELYPDVKILFMSGYTDNVIAHHNMESEDLLFIEKPFTLKDISLKVREALLS